From a single Variovorax paradoxus genomic region:
- a CDS encoding RidA family protein, with protein sequence MKHTRIRPFNTKVTYPEQKLDNDLCQAVVARGSTVFLRGQIGQDLETSKSVCIGDVSGQAEQAMANIAMLLKEAGGELQDICKITIYIIDPRYREAVYLVVGRWLKGVFPVSTGIVVSALARPEWLVEIDATAMIPD encoded by the coding sequence ATGAAACACACCCGCATCCGGCCTTTCAATACCAAGGTCACGTACCCGGAACAGAAGCTCGACAACGACCTTTGCCAGGCCGTTGTCGCTCGAGGCAGCACCGTTTTCCTGCGCGGGCAGATCGGACAGGACCTTGAAACGTCCAAGAGCGTCTGTATCGGGGATGTCAGCGGTCAAGCAGAGCAGGCCATGGCGAACATAGCGATGCTGCTCAAGGAGGCCGGCGGCGAACTCCAGGACATCTGCAAGATCACGATCTACATCATCGATCCACGTTACCGCGAGGCCGTCTATCTCGTCGTGGGCCGCTGGCTGAAAGGGGTTTTCCCTGTATCGACAGGCATCGTGGTGTCTGCCCTGGCCCGTCCGGAATGGCTGGTGGAAATTGATGCCACGGCCATGATTCCCGACTGA
- a CDS encoding ABC transporter substrate-binding protein, whose translation MIRKLLTLCVLSATLAATSAYSQDNALVVSTWGGSFRDLIDENIGKEFTKQTGVPVKYVTGGTIDRLNKAKLASKPESDITFTTSHVGWLYVNSDLFEQLDNSKIPNASRLVDRARISPYHIGSWAYVYSIGYRADLLPPSVKFESWNDLWNPALKGKISAPDFDPSHLIAVAAMLSGGDARSWEKGQDKLKALKPNFKAFYTNDANAQQLIATGETPVEVILSMNAYHMASQGVPIKVVMPKEGAVLGVDTMAIMKGSTKADLAHKFLNIALSPEVQSRIVASKKASPVVDNATVSAEDAKLPGVFTTKAQWDTQTIVIDNKLRAEKTAEWRKWFTENIMN comes from the coding sequence ATGATTCGCAAGCTTCTGACACTGTGCGTGCTTTCCGCCACGCTGGCCGCCACATCGGCCTACTCGCAGGACAACGCCCTGGTGGTGAGCACGTGGGGTGGCAGCTTCCGCGACCTCATCGACGAGAACATCGGCAAGGAGTTCACGAAGCAGACCGGCGTGCCGGTGAAGTACGTGACCGGCGGCACCATCGACCGCCTGAACAAGGCCAAGCTCGCCTCCAAGCCCGAAAGCGACATCACGTTCACGACCTCGCATGTCGGCTGGCTCTACGTGAACAGCGACCTGTTCGAGCAGCTCGACAACAGCAAGATCCCGAACGCCAGCCGCCTGGTCGACCGCGCCAGGATCAGCCCGTACCACATCGGCAGCTGGGCCTATGTGTATTCCATCGGCTATCGCGCCGACCTGCTGCCGCCCAGCGTCAAATTCGAAAGCTGGAATGACCTGTGGAATCCGGCCCTGAAAGGCAAGATCAGCGCCCCTGACTTCGACCCCAGCCACTTGATTGCGGTTGCCGCCATGCTGTCGGGCGGAGATGCCAGGTCCTGGGAAAAAGGCCAGGACAAACTCAAGGCGCTCAAGCCCAACTTCAAGGCGTTCTATACCAACGATGCCAATGCGCAGCAATTGATCGCCACCGGGGAAACGCCCGTGGAAGTCATTCTTTCGATGAACGCGTACCACATGGCCAGCCAGGGCGTGCCGATCAAGGTGGTCATGCCCAAGGAAGGTGCGGTGCTCGGCGTTGACACCATGGCCATCATGAAGGGAAGCACCAAGGCCGACCTGGCCCACAAGTTCCTGAACATCGCGCTGTCGCCCGAAGTGCAGTCAAGGATCGTGGCTTCGAAGAAAGCCAGCCCGGTCGTCGACAACGCAACGGTTTCGGCCGAAGACGCCAAGCTGCCGGGCGTATTCACCACCAAGGCACAGTGGGACACCCAGACCATCGTCATCGACAACAAGCTGCGCGCCGAGAAGACTGCCGAGTGGCGCAAGTGGTTCACCGAGAACATCATGAACTGA
- a CDS encoding ABC transporter permease codes for MRSDLRAWLVSPAVIVAMGIAVSLAAVFQFSFRAFVPGSLDVGGLTFANFSGMGKSIYLDAFANTLLLSVETTVFSLVAAYPLAYALVRVKNRALKSFILIVSITPLFLGEIVRTYSWIAVLGSNGFINGTLRKLGLIEWPFELMFTHLGVLVALVHVTIPVVVLMLATAISHINRDYEKAAQSLGAGPVKTFVTVTLPLSMPGILASITTAFAWTFSAFATPQMIGGGRVPTVSTLVYQLGFSSMNFPLAASLSVMGLLMTTAALFALGLLTKRLKAAGGH; via the coding sequence ATGCGCTCCGATCTACGGGCCTGGCTGGTATCTCCAGCCGTCATTGTTGCGATGGGCATCGCCGTCTCACTGGCCGCGGTGTTCCAGTTCAGCTTTCGGGCGTTTGTTCCCGGCTCACTGGATGTCGGCGGGCTGACCTTCGCCAATTTCTCCGGCATGGGTAAGTCGATCTATCTCGATGCGTTTGCCAATACCTTGTTGCTGAGTGTGGAGACGACGGTGTTCTCGCTTGTCGCCGCCTATCCCCTGGCCTACGCCCTGGTTCGCGTGAAGAACCGGGCTCTCAAATCCTTCATCCTGATCGTTTCGATCACGCCGCTATTCCTGGGTGAAATCGTCCGGACCTACTCGTGGATCGCCGTGCTGGGCAGCAACGGCTTCATCAACGGCACCTTGCGAAAGCTCGGCTTGATCGAATGGCCATTCGAACTCATGTTCACCCACTTGGGCGTGCTCGTCGCGCTGGTGCACGTGACGATTCCCGTGGTGGTCCTGATGCTCGCCACGGCGATCTCGCACATCAACCGCGACTATGAAAAGGCCGCGCAAAGCCTGGGCGCGGGCCCCGTCAAGACTTTCGTCACGGTCACGCTGCCTCTTTCGATGCCGGGCATTCTGGCCAGCATCACGACCGCCTTTGCCTGGACCTTCAGTGCCTTTGCGACGCCCCAGATGATTGGCGGAGGCCGCGTGCCCACGGTGTCGACCCTGGTCTACCAACTCGGCTTTTCCTCCATGAATTTTCCGCTGGCAGCCAGCCTGAGCGTGATGGGGCTGCTGATGACGACCGCGGCGCTCTTTGCCTTGGGACTCTTGACGAAGCGCCTGAAGGCCGCTGGAGGACACTGA
- a CDS encoding ABC transporter permease, producing the protein MKIRSSLPLPLRVAGPLLIAILLAFVLLPVVVVTIAAFNEKAILAFPPESYSLKWFARVFSYPDFQEGFRSSMVVTGWSSFLALVIGTCLSIAVKRLEFRGKQLLLAILHSPLVVPHFTLGLGLLILVSQTSVQRGYGIVILCHVMLVLPFVLRSVYVSMENLDERLEQAAGSLGAPPVKVLFTITVPLLAPGLFGGWLFAAIMSFSEFTASLFVTTQDTQTLPVAMYNYVREFADPTLAALSAVYIAVTAALLAFANYFLGLGKVLNIEDNH; encoded by the coding sequence ATGAAAATCCGAAGTTCCCTGCCTCTGCCGCTGCGTGTTGCCGGGCCGCTGCTGATCGCCATCCTGCTTGCATTCGTATTGTTGCCGGTGGTGGTGGTGACGATCGCCGCATTCAACGAAAAAGCGATCCTTGCTTTTCCGCCTGAATCGTATTCACTCAAGTGGTTTGCGCGGGTGTTCAGCTATCCGGATTTCCAGGAAGGATTTCGCTCAAGCATGGTCGTCACCGGATGGTCCTCTTTCCTTGCTTTGGTGATCGGGACGTGTCTATCCATCGCCGTGAAGCGGTTGGAGTTCCGGGGCAAGCAGCTCCTTCTCGCGATCCTGCATTCGCCGCTGGTGGTGCCGCATTTCACGTTGGGGCTGGGCCTGCTCATTCTGGTGTCGCAGACCTCGGTGCAACGTGGATACGGCATCGTCATCCTGTGCCACGTCATGCTGGTGCTGCCCTTCGTGCTCAGGAGCGTCTATGTTTCCATGGAGAACCTGGACGAACGGCTCGAGCAGGCGGCGGGCAGTCTGGGCGCGCCGCCGGTGAAGGTGCTTTTCACCATCACGGTTCCTCTTTTGGCTCCGGGGCTCTTCGGTGGATGGCTGTTCGCTGCCATCATGTCATTCAGCGAATTCACTGCATCGCTTTTCGTGACGACACAGGACACGCAGACGCTGCCGGTGGCCATGTACAACTATGTTCGGGAGTTTGCCGACCCGACCCTGGCGGCGCTCTCCGCTGTCTACATTGCGGTGACGGCGGCACTGCTTGCGTTTGCCAACTATTTTCTGGGCTTGGGGAAAGTCCTCAATATCGAGGACAACCATTAG
- a CDS encoding helix-turn-helix domain-containing protein, with the protein MPSAAPLLVPAADRRLTAFGRRIHARRKALKVSATTAAEAAGVSRMTLHRIERGEPSVTMGAYMNALAALGLDVDVVPSTQFAPPAPVSGGVRIADYAQLRRLAWQLAPSTELTPEEAWATYERNWRHVAASALDARERHLLDELARTLGRKPLHV; encoded by the coding sequence ATGCCTTCTGCAGCCCCACTTCTCGTCCCCGCGGCCGATCGCCGCCTCACTGCATTCGGCCGGCGTATCCATGCTCGCCGCAAGGCCCTGAAGGTCAGCGCCACCACGGCGGCGGAAGCGGCAGGCGTGTCCCGCATGACACTGCACCGCATCGAACGCGGCGAGCCCTCGGTCACGATGGGTGCGTACATGAATGCCCTCGCGGCGCTGGGCCTGGATGTCGACGTGGTCCCGTCAACGCAATTCGCCCCCCCGGCGCCGGTTTCGGGCGGCGTGCGAATCGCCGACTACGCCCAACTGCGCCGGCTCGCCTGGCAGCTGGCACCGAGCACCGAACTCACGCCCGAAGAGGCATGGGCCACGTACGAACGCAATTGGCGCCATGTCGCCGCATCCGCGCTCGATGCGCGAGAGCGGCACCTGCTTGACGAACTGGCACGCACATTGGGCAGGAAGCCGCTGCATGTTTGA
- a CDS encoding alkaline phosphatase D family protein yields the protein MRTRDEKKNDEASHAIHDADTDPPQALTGTTRRSLLRSAVLFAMFSGSGISLTGCGGGGGGGGGGIGIGGGGGSPPDSAGSVFKHGIASGDPLSDRVILWTRVTAPAPGTLNIDWEVASDERFGIIVARGIASTGPERDYTVKVDAMGLQPASTYFYRFSMGHENSPIGRTKTLPVGGVSQARLAVVSCSNFPSGYFNVYADIARRTDIDVVLHLGDYIYEYGRVGYASQLAIAIDRESNPDHEILTLADYRLRHAQYRTDSDLRALHARLPMIAVWDDHDVADDAWSGGAENHDEATEGSFAARRAAAVQAYHEWLPTRLPDPANPLRIYRSFDFGTLASMHMLDTRLIGRDKQVTLAQYLAGEASAATRQLMGQPQVDWLAERMAASPCTWQVLGQQVLMMRMLIPLSIATDFSLETLTAYLAALALPDSARSASQRALVTQQKVPYNLDAWDGYPAARDTVLAMARSQGKNLISLAGDTHNAWAGNLTDASGQRLGVEFGTSSVSSPGFERALPLIANDLLADGFRRMVDDLRYAETSKRGYAVLTLTPAEARCDYIEISTVLSRDYSVRLAATLRALPGVGNLQVLAA from the coding sequence ATGCGCACCCGCGATGAGAAGAAGAACGACGAGGCAAGCCATGCAATTCACGACGCAGACACCGACCCCCCGCAAGCCCTGACTGGCACCACGCGACGCTCCCTCTTGCGCAGCGCCGTGCTGTTCGCGATGTTCTCGGGCAGCGGCATCAGCTTGACCGGCTGTGGTGGTGGCGGTGGTGGCGGAGGAGGAGGCATCGGCATCGGTGGTGGCGGCGGCAGCCCGCCCGACAGCGCGGGCTCGGTGTTCAAGCACGGCATCGCGAGCGGCGATCCGTTGTCCGACCGCGTGATCCTCTGGACCCGCGTGACGGCGCCCGCACCGGGTACCCTGAACATCGATTGGGAGGTGGCCAGCGACGAGCGCTTCGGCATCATCGTCGCGCGCGGCATCGCGAGCACCGGCCCCGAGCGCGACTACACGGTCAAGGTGGACGCCATGGGCCTCCAGCCGGCCAGCACCTATTTCTATCGCTTCTCCATGGGCCACGAGAACTCGCCCATCGGCCGCACCAAGACGCTGCCCGTGGGCGGCGTGTCGCAGGCCAGGCTGGCGGTGGTGTCGTGCTCCAACTTCCCGAGCGGCTACTTCAATGTCTATGCCGACATCGCCAGGCGCACCGACATCGACGTGGTGCTGCACCTGGGAGACTACATCTACGAGTACGGCCGGGTGGGCTATGCGTCGCAGCTCGCCATTGCCATCGACCGCGAGTCGAACCCCGACCACGAGATCCTGACGCTCGCGGACTACCGCCTGCGCCATGCGCAGTACCGCACCGACAGCGACCTGCGCGCCCTGCATGCGCGGCTGCCGATGATCGCGGTGTGGGACGATCACGACGTGGCGGACGACGCGTGGTCCGGCGGGGCCGAGAATCACGACGAAGCAACCGAGGGCAGCTTTGCCGCACGGCGCGCGGCGGCCGTGCAGGCCTACCACGAGTGGCTGCCGACGCGGCTGCCCGACCCGGCCAACCCGCTGCGGATCTACCGTTCGTTCGACTTCGGCACGCTGGCATCGATGCACATGCTCGACACCCGGCTGATCGGCCGCGACAAGCAGGTCACGCTGGCGCAGTACCTGGCCGGCGAGGCCTCGGCCGCCACGCGGCAGCTGATGGGGCAGCCGCAGGTGGATTGGCTCGCCGAGCGCATGGCCGCATCGCCCTGCACCTGGCAGGTGCTCGGCCAGCAGGTGCTCATGATGCGCATGCTCATTCCGTTGAGCATCGCGACCGACTTCTCCCTCGAGACGCTGACCGCCTACCTGGCGGCGCTGGCGCTTCCGGACTCCGCGCGCAGCGCCAGCCAGCGGGCCCTGGTCACCCAGCAGAAGGTGCCCTACAACCTGGACGCCTGGGACGGCTACCCGGCCGCGCGCGACACGGTGCTTGCCATGGCGCGCAGCCAGGGCAAGAACCTGATCTCGCTGGCCGGCGACACGCACAACGCCTGGGCCGGGAACCTCACCGACGCCTCCGGGCAGCGGCTCGGCGTGGAGTTCGGCACTTCCTCGGTGTCTTCTCCCGGCTTCGAGCGGGCGCTGCCGCTGATCGCCAACGACCTGCTGGCCGATGGCTTCCGGCGCATGGTCGACGACCTGCGCTACGCCGAGACCAGCAAGCGCGGCTATGCGGTGCTGACGCTGACGCCGGCCGAGGCGCGCTGCGACTATATCGAGATCAGCACGGTGCTGAGCCGCGACTATTCGGTGAGGCTGGCCGCCACGCTGCGCGCGCTGCCGGGTGTCGGCAACCTGCAGGTGCTCGCTGCCTGA
- a CDS encoding NmrA family NAD(P)-binding protein, whose translation MYVIMGGTGHVGSAVAQALLGRGEQVTIVTRDANRAGAWRAKGAAIAEANVEDVASLRAALQHGSRAFLLNPSADTAADTDAIERRTVANILSALEGSGLQKVVAESTGGAQPGERIGDLSVLWELEEGLRRQSIPAAINRAAYYMSNWDGLLGAVRSTGRLPTMYDPDLAIPMAAPHDLGEMAARRLVSSLDDIGIRYVEGPRRYSSADVAKAFSKALGRPVELDVTPRSKWQEAYRSLGFSEAAAESYARMTAVSVDASFDMPDDALRGSTTLEAYIRGLVAHS comes from the coding sequence ATGTACGTCATCATGGGTGGCACAGGACATGTCGGCTCGGCGGTCGCGCAGGCGCTGCTCGGCCGCGGCGAACAAGTGACAATCGTCACGCGCGACGCGAACCGCGCCGGCGCGTGGCGCGCAAAAGGCGCCGCGATCGCCGAGGCAAACGTTGAAGACGTGGCGTCGCTGCGCGCGGCGTTGCAGCACGGCAGCCGCGCCTTCCTGCTCAATCCATCCGCGGACACGGCGGCGGACACCGACGCCATCGAGAGGCGCACGGTCGCCAACATCCTGTCTGCGCTGGAGGGCTCGGGGCTGCAGAAGGTCGTGGCGGAATCGACCGGCGGCGCGCAGCCCGGCGAGCGCATCGGCGATCTGAGCGTCCTGTGGGAACTCGAAGAGGGCCTGCGCCGCCAATCCATTCCGGCGGCCATCAACCGCGCGGCCTACTACATGAGCAACTGGGACGGACTGCTCGGCGCCGTGCGCAGCACGGGCAGGCTGCCCACGATGTACGACCCCGACCTCGCCATCCCCATGGCCGCGCCGCACGACCTCGGCGAGATGGCGGCCCGCAGGCTGGTGTCCTCCCTCGACGACATCGGCATCCGCTACGTGGAGGGTCCGAGGCGCTACTCCTCGGCCGACGTGGCGAAGGCGTTTTCGAAAGCACTCGGCCGGCCGGTCGAGCTCGACGTCACGCCGCGCAGCAAGTGGCAGGAGGCCTACCGCAGCCTCGGTTTTTCCGAAGCTGCGGCGGAGTCGTATGCGCGAATGACCGCGGTGAGCGTCGACGCCAGCTTCGACATGCCCGACGATGCGTTGCGGGGCTCGACCACGCTCGAGGCTTACATCCGCGGCCTGGTGGCGCACTCCTGA
- a CDS encoding aminoglycoside adenylyltransferase family protein, translated as MSASLSLPPEIIPQLSQARAVLERHLALVMLDEVVPWRYPPLRELQFGEWLREELQAGIVEPAMPDHDLAILLSKLRQHSVCVMGPPAAELFDPVPRADFSRSLLDTVAQWNDAPDWQGDERNVVLALARIWFSASAGEIAPKDAAAAWALERLPSEHRPVLASAHAAYLGHTPDNLGDRPTQVAAFVRYTKMVIEGVCAGPAPAR; from the coding sequence ATGTCCGCTTCGCTTTCACTGCCCCCTGAAATCATCCCGCAGCTGTCGCAGGCGCGCGCCGTGCTCGAGCGCCACCTGGCGCTCGTGATGCTGGACGAAGTCGTGCCCTGGCGCTATCCGCCGCTGCGCGAACTGCAGTTCGGCGAATGGCTGCGCGAGGAGCTGCAGGCCGGCATCGTCGAGCCCGCCATGCCGGACCATGACCTTGCGATCCTGCTCAGCAAGCTCAGGCAGCACAGCGTCTGCGTGATGGGACCGCCCGCGGCCGAACTGTTCGACCCCGTGCCCCGCGCCGATTTCTCGCGGTCGCTGCTGGACACCGTTGCGCAGTGGAACGATGCGCCGGACTGGCAGGGCGACGAGCGCAATGTGGTGCTCGCGCTCGCGCGCATCTGGTTCAGTGCGAGCGCCGGCGAGATCGCGCCCAAGGATGCCGCCGCCGCATGGGCGCTCGAGCGTCTGCCAAGCGAGCACCGGCCCGTGCTGGCGAGCGCGCATGCGGCCTACCTGGGCCATACGCCGGACAACTTGGGCGATCGTCCTACCCAGGTCGCGGCGTTCGTGCGCTACACCAAAATGGTGATCGAGGGCGTCTGCGCAGGCCCTGCGCCCGCGCGGTGA
- a CDS encoding Bug family tripartite tricarboxylate transporter substrate binding protein — MRSTTTLVKKMLGLVLGLAGSLATGHAGAQAPEWPSKPIRIVVGFAPGTPPDIFARMYGDYASRKLGVPVLIDNKPGTAGNLASDTVAKAPADGYTFLYNLSTAFTINPYIYSKLPFDPEKDLVPVATTTRQGLVLIANTKFPAKTLKELVAAAKEKPGIYSHASYGAGSPSQLIVESLKDEVGITMLHVPYRASPIADLVGGQVDTLMEPIATGYPLISSGRVQALAYSGPTRHPALPDVPTLSEVMPGFSMMSWHGIWAPANTPAAVLNRFNAVFVEASKDPDLAKRIKDLNSEPLGVSRAEMSAMVRRDAEIYSRVVKARNIRVD; from the coding sequence ATGCGTTCGACAACAACCCTCGTCAAGAAAATGCTCGGCCTGGTGCTGGGCCTCGCCGGCAGCCTGGCCACGGGCCATGCAGGTGCCCAGGCACCGGAATGGCCGAGCAAGCCGATCAGGATCGTCGTGGGGTTCGCCCCCGGCACGCCGCCCGACATCTTCGCGCGCATGTACGGCGACTATGCGAGCCGCAAGCTCGGCGTGCCCGTGCTCATCGACAACAAGCCCGGCACGGCCGGCAACCTTGCGTCGGACACCGTCGCCAAGGCGCCGGCGGACGGCTACACCTTCCTCTACAACCTGTCGACGGCGTTCACGATCAACCCGTACATCTACAGCAAGCTGCCGTTCGACCCGGAGAAGGACCTGGTCCCCGTCGCCACCACGACGCGCCAGGGCCTCGTGCTGATCGCCAACACCAAGTTCCCGGCCAAGACCCTCAAGGAGCTCGTGGCCGCGGCAAAGGAAAAGCCAGGCATCTACTCGCACGCCTCCTACGGTGCGGGAAGCCCGTCGCAGCTGATCGTCGAGTCCCTGAAGGACGAGGTGGGCATCACCATGCTGCATGTGCCTTACCGCGCCAGCCCCATCGCCGATCTCGTCGGCGGCCAGGTCGACACGCTGATGGAGCCCATCGCCACGGGCTATCCGCTGATCAGCAGCGGCCGCGTGCAGGCGCTGGCGTACTCGGGGCCCACGCGTCATCCCGCGCTGCCGGACGTGCCCACGCTCTCGGAGGTGATGCCGGGCTTCTCGATGATGTCGTGGCACGGCATCTGGGCGCCCGCGAACACGCCTGCCGCGGTGCTCAACCGGTTCAATGCGGTGTTCGTGGAAGCCAGCAAGGACCCGGACCTCGCCAAGCGCATCAAGGACCTCAACAGCGAGCCGCTGGGCGTCTCGCGCGCCGAGATGAGCGCGATGGTGCGCCGCGACGCGGAGATCTACAGCCGCGTCGTGAAGGCGCGCAACATCCGTGTGGATTGA
- a CDS encoding Bug family tripartite tricarboxylate transporter substrate binding protein — translation MKRRAILAAALVAAAMLAQGSSAWAQAGNARPLKLVVPFAAGTTTDIVGRVLADALGRQLSQAVIVDNRPGAGGAIGSELVARSGADAHTVLLGTVGTHAINASLYKRLSYQPQRDFVPLGFVGATPTLLVVPAAAPWKTVADLRQASGKSVSFASAGNGTSGHLAGELLNLRLGKDFVHVPYRDGAQALTEVRAGNVQFMFYHPAAVLPQIRAGKLRALGASSARRSMAAPDVPTLAEQGIPDFDLVAWFMLYAPADMPAAQRDRLRDATQAVLAQPGVRDKLAAQGIEPMAMNASEMAAFAAAEIAKWGEAVRRSGAQVD, via the coding sequence ATGAAACGCCGCGCGATCCTGGCCGCGGCGCTTGTGGCCGCAGCGATGCTTGCGCAGGGCAGCAGCGCATGGGCCCAGGCAGGCAACGCGCGCCCCCTCAAGCTGGTCGTGCCCTTCGCGGCCGGCACCACGACCGACATCGTGGGACGGGTGCTGGCCGACGCACTCGGGCGCCAGCTGTCGCAGGCGGTAATCGTCGACAACCGGCCCGGCGCGGGCGGGGCCATCGGCAGCGAGCTGGTGGCTCGCTCGGGGGCGGACGCACACACCGTTCTGCTGGGCACCGTGGGCACGCATGCCATCAACGCCTCGCTCTACAAGCGCCTGTCCTACCAGCCGCAGCGCGACTTCGTGCCCCTGGGCTTCGTCGGTGCCACGCCCACGCTGCTGGTCGTGCCCGCTGCGGCGCCGTGGAAAACGGTGGCGGACCTGCGCCAGGCCAGCGGCAAGTCGGTGAGTTTTGCCTCGGCCGGCAACGGCACCTCGGGGCATCTGGCGGGCGAGTTGCTCAACCTGCGGCTCGGCAAGGACTTCGTGCATGTGCCCTATCGCGACGGCGCCCAGGCGCTCACCGAGGTGAGGGCGGGGAACGTGCAATTCATGTTCTATCACCCGGCCGCCGTGCTGCCGCAGATCCGCGCCGGCAAGCTGCGCGCGCTGGGCGCATCGAGCGCCCGGCGAAGCATGGCCGCGCCCGATGTGCCCACGCTGGCCGAGCAGGGCATTCCGGACTTCGACCTGGTCGCGTGGTTCATGTTGTATGCGCCGGCCGACATGCCCGCCGCGCAGCGCGACCGCCTGCGCGACGCCACGCAGGCGGTGCTCGCCCAGCCCGGGGTGCGCGACAAGCTCGCGGCACAGGGCATCGAACCCATGGCGATGAACGCATCGGAAATGGCCGCCTTCGCCGCGGCGGAGATCGCGAAGTGGGGCGAGGCCGTGCGCCGCTCCGGCGCGCAGGTGGATTGA
- a CDS encoding citryl-CoA lyase yields MKIGKSTVPRTAICTSDEHTIVVRGQDLCQELIGHLSFTDYFFLLLTGRRPDAACSAVLDATLVAIAEHGLVPSVQASRMTFAAAPDALQGAVAAGILGCGSVILGASETAGRLFMDVAARMDAGATLQQAAAAAITELKAARAAIPGYGHPLHKERDPRVDRLIEVATQAGADLRYVRIAQALEEAIPGIVGKDLRMNVSAAIPAVLLGVGFPVASLRGVPILARTAGLIAHLAEEAEMPSGFALSHQATRELQYKGTVPAGFGKAP; encoded by the coding sequence ATGAAAATCGGAAAGTCCACCGTCCCGCGCACCGCCATCTGCACCTCGGATGAACACACCATCGTCGTGCGCGGCCAGGACCTGTGCCAGGAGCTGATCGGGCACCTGTCGTTCACCGACTATTTCTTCCTGCTTCTCACCGGGCGCCGCCCCGATGCCGCGTGCAGCGCCGTGCTCGATGCCACGCTGGTGGCGATTGCCGAGCACGGCCTCGTGCCGAGCGTGCAGGCCAGCCGCATGACCTTCGCGGCCGCGCCCGATGCGCTGCAGGGCGCGGTGGCGGCCGGCATCCTCGGCTGCGGCTCGGTCATCCTCGGCGCTTCGGAAACGGCCGGGCGCCTGTTCATGGATGTGGCGGCGCGCATGGATGCGGGCGCCACGCTGCAGCAGGCCGCCGCCGCGGCCATCACCGAACTCAAGGCCGCGCGCGCCGCGATCCCGGGCTACGGCCATCCGCTGCACAAGGAACGCGATCCGCGCGTCGACCGGCTGATCGAAGTGGCGACGCAAGCGGGCGCCGACCTGCGCTACGTGCGCATCGCCCAGGCGCTGGAAGAAGCGATCCCGGGCATCGTCGGCAAGGACCTGCGCATGAACGTCTCCGCGGCGATTCCGGCGGTGCTGCTGGGCGTGGGCTTTCCGGTGGCGTCGCTGCGGGGCGTGCCCATCCTCGCGCGCACCGCGGGGCTGATCGCGCACCTCGCGGAAGAAGCCGAGATGCCGAGCGGCTTTGCGCTGTCCCACCAGGCCACGCGCGAGCTGCAGTACAAAGGCACCGTGCCTGCGGGCTTCGGGAAGGCGCCATGA
- a CDS encoding dioxygenase family protein — protein MTTPSSESELTQTVLQSLEGTRDARFLQLMQSLITHLHAFIREVDLKPDEWMQGIEFLTATGQTCTDKRQEFILLSDTLGASMMVVILDQLRAAAGKRGRAANAATEATELTEATHATVQGPFYWEGAPDLPLGADVAQGARGEPTFYSGRVTDTHGQPLEGALLDIWSGDGEGVYDMQVEGAAMQARARIRTDHEGRYWFWSIRPSFYPIPVDGPVGRMLEAMGRHPNRPGHIHMMVSAPGHVPVTTHLFVAGSPYIESDAVFGVRPRLIVDFESHPPGRAPDGRSLETPYWSAHYDFRLEPRHA, from the coding sequence ATGACCACCCCATCGAGCGAAAGCGAGCTGACGCAGACCGTGCTGCAGAGCCTGGAGGGAACGCGCGATGCGCGCTTCCTGCAGCTCATGCAGTCGCTGATCACACACCTGCATGCCTTCATCCGCGAGGTGGACCTGAAGCCCGACGAATGGATGCAGGGCATCGAATTTTTGACGGCCACGGGCCAGACCTGCACCGACAAGCGCCAGGAGTTCATCCTGCTGTCGGACACGCTGGGCGCCTCGATGATGGTCGTGATCCTGGACCAGCTGCGCGCCGCCGCGGGCAAGCGCGGCCGGGCTGCGAACGCAGCGACCGAAGCCACCGAACTCACCGAGGCCACGCATGCCACCGTGCAGGGCCCCTTCTACTGGGAAGGCGCGCCCGATCTGCCGCTCGGCGCCGACGTGGCCCAGGGCGCCCGCGGCGAGCCGACCTTCTACAGCGGCCGCGTCACCGACACCCATGGCCAGCCGCTCGAAGGCGCGCTGCTCGACATCTGGTCGGGCGACGGCGAGGGCGTGTACGACATGCAGGTCGAGGGCGCCGCAATGCAGGCGCGCGCGCGCATCCGCACCGACCACGAAGGCCGCTACTGGTTCTGGTCAATCCGGCCGAGCTTCTACCCGATTCCGGTCGATGGCCCCGTGGGCCGCATGCTGGAGGCCATGGGCCGCCATCCGAACCGCCCCGGTCACATCCACATGATGGTCTCGGCGCCGGGCCATGTGCCCGTGACCACGCACCTGTTCGTGGCGGGCAGCCCGTACATCGAGTCCGATGCCGTGTTCGGCGTGCGGCCGCGGCTGATCGTGGACTTCGAGTCCCACCCGCCGGGCCGCGCGCCGGACGGCAGATCGCTCGAGACGCCCTACTGGTCCGCGCACTACGACTTCCGCCTCGAACCCCGCCACGCCTGA